A part of Neovison vison isolate M4711 chromosome 6, ASM_NN_V1, whole genome shotgun sequence genomic DNA contains:
- the GPR62 gene encoding G-protein coupled receptor 62, with the protein MANTTGLNTSEVAGSVGLILAAVVEAAALLGNGALLVVVLRTPGLRDALYLVHLCVVDLLAAASIMPLGLLAAPPPGLGRVRLGPAPCRAARFLSAALLPACTLGVAALGLARYRLIVHPLRPGARPPPGLVLTAVWAAAGLLGALSLLGPPPAPPPAPARCSVLAGGLAPFRPLWALLAFALPALLLLGAYSGIFLVARRAALRPPRPARFSRPRSDSLDSRLSILPPLRPRLPGGKAALAPALAVGQFAACWLPYGCACLAPAAQAAVAEAPVTWVAYSAFAAHPFLYGLLQRPVRRALGRLARQALPRSPRACAPRTWHLRALLQHLRGRSESPALGLSEAPEQAPDLPRGESLSMPGAT; encoded by the coding sequence ATGGCCAACACCACAGGGCTGAACACCTCAGAAGTCGCAGGCTCAGTGGGGTTGATCCTGGCGGCCGTCGTGGAGGCAGCAGCCCTACTGGGCAACGGCGCGCTGCTGGTCGTGGTGCTGCGCACGCCGGGACTGCGCGACGCGCTCTACCTGGTGCACCTGTGCGTCGTGGACCTGCTGGCGGCCGCCTCCATCATGCCGCTGGGCCTGCTGGCCGCGCCGCCGCCCGGGCTGGGCCGCGTGCGCCTGGGCCCCGCACCGTGCCGCGCGGCGCGCTTCCTCTCGGCGGCGCTGCTGCCCGCCTGCACGCTCGGGGTGGCGGCGCTCGGCCTGGCGCGCTACCGCCTCATAGTGCACCCGCTGCGGCCCGGCGCGCGGCCTCCGCCGGGCCTGGTGCTCACCGCTGTGTGGGCCGCCGCGGGGCTGCTGGGCGCGCTTTCCCTGCTCgggccgccgcccgcgccgccccCTGCTCCCGCGCGCTGCTCGGTCCTAGCGGGCGGCCTCGCGCCCTTCCGGCCGCTCTGGGCGCTGCTGGCCTTCGCGCTGCCCGCGCTCCTACTGCTCGGCGCCTACAGTGGCATCTTCCTCGTGGCGCGCCGCGCGGCCCTGCGGCCCCCGCGGCCCGCGCGCTTCTCCCGGCCGCGCTCCGACTCTCTGGATAGCCGCCTCTCCATCCTGCCGCCGCTCCGGCCTCGCCTGCCTGGGGGCAAAGCCGCCCTGGCCCCGGCGCTGGCCGTGGGCCAGTTTGCAGCCTGCTGGCTGCCTTACGGCTGTGCGTGCCTGGCGCCCGCCGCGCAGGCTGCAGTGGCCGAGGCGCCCGTCACCTGGGTGGCCTACTCGGCCTTCGCGGCTCACCCATTCCTGTATGGCCTGCTGCAGCGCCCCGTGCGCAGGGCACTAGGTCGCCTCGCCCGTCAGGCGCTGCCCAGGTCCCCGAGGGCCTGCGCTCCGCGGACCTGGCACCTGCGGGCGCTTCTGCAGCACCTCCGGGGACGGTCAgagagccctgccctgggccttTCCGAAGCACCAGAACAAGCCCCAGATTTGCCAAGAGGGGAGAGCCTGAGCATGCCGGGGGCCACCTGA